The Xylanibacillus composti genome includes a window with the following:
- a CDS encoding MetS family NSS transporter small subunit, with the protein MTGAAIGMFLFGAVLLWGGLAFTILIALRKSRRGE; encoded by the coding sequence ATGACGGGGGCGGCGATCGGCATGTTCTTGTTCGGCGCGGTACTGCTGTGGGGCGGTCTGGCTTTTACCATTCTGATCGCACTGCGCAAGAGCCGGAGGGGAGAGTAG